The Motilibacter peucedani DNA window CTCGCGGCGGCAGGTGCAGGGCCGCCGACCCCACCGAGACCGCGAGCAGCACGAGCACCGGGCCGAAGGGCGCGCCGGAGGCGAGGTACGCGGCGACCGCCGCACCGCAGACGGCGAGCGCCGGCCCGGGAGCGCGCCGCCGCAGGGCGAGCGACCCGGCGGCCAGGGCCACCAGCGCGTACCCGCCTCGTCCCGGGCCCGTCTCGTCCTGCAGGCGGGCGGCGTGCGGCGTGCCGAGCAGCGCCGCGGTCCCCGCCACGAGCGCGAGGGCGCCGTCGGCGACGGGCACGGAGAGCCGGTGCACGGCGCGACCCTAGGACGCCGCCGGGGGCGCTGTCGTCATCCTCCTGACGTACGCGGTGTCAGCGCCGCTGCGTACGCGCGGTCGCGCTGCCGCGCCGACGACGGCGCACGTCGGCGCGCGCGAGCGTGGTCGGCATGGACGACGACCTCGTGGTGGCCAGGGGCCTCACCAAGCGCTACGGCAGCCGGGCTGCCGTCGACTCGCTCGACCTCACCGTGCGTCGGGGCGAGGTCTACGGGTTCCTCGGGCCCAACGGCGCCGGCAAGACGACCACGCTGCGCATGCTGCTCGGCCTGGTGCGCCCGACCGGCGGCAGCGCACGCGTGCTCGGCCACCCGCCCGGCGACCCGCGCGGGCTGCGCGGCGTGGGGGCGCTGGTCGAGGGACCGGGGCTCTTCCCCCACCTCTCGGGCCTGGACAACCTGCGCGTCGCGGCGCGCTGGGCCGGCCTCCCGGAGAGCGCGGCCGGGCCGGCGCTCGCCGAGGTGGGGCTGGAGGAGCGGGCGGGCGACCGGGCCTCGGCCTACTCGCTCGGCATGCGCCAGCGGCTCGGCGTCGCGCTCGCGCTGCTCGGGTCGCCCGAGCTGCTCGTGCTCGACGAGCCGACCAACGGGCTCGACCCGGCCGGCACCGCCGACATGCGCGCGCTGCTGCTGCGCTGCCGGGCCGCCGGGCGCACGGTGCTGCTCTCGAGCCACCTGCTCTCGGAGGTGCAGCAGGTCTGCGACCGGGTGGCCGTCGTGCGCGACGGGCGCGTGCTCACCGAGGGCACGGTCGCCGAGCTGCGCGGCGGGGCGGAGCTGGTCGTGGCGGCCGAGCCGCTCGCGACCGCGTGCCGGGTGGCGGAGGCAGTGCTGGGCGCGGACAGCGTCCTCGGCTCCTCGGCCGGCTCGCCCGGGCGCATCCGGCTGCGCGGGGCACCGGCCGACGTGCCGCGCCTGAACGCGGAGCTCGTCGGTGCGGGTGTGCAGGTGTGGGCGCTGCAGGTCGAGGAGCGCTCGCTGGAGGACGTCTTCCTCGAGCTGACAGGAGGTGCGTGACGATGGGTGCGAGCGTCCGCGGCTGCACGGCCGCCGAGTGGCTGGCCGTGCGCCGGCGTCCCGGGGTGTGGGTGCTGGTGGTCGTGTGGCTGCTGCTGGCCGCGGTCTTCGGCTACCTGTTCCCCTACCTGACCTACCGCAGCGGCGGCTCGGGCGGCTTCGGCGCCGACGACACCCTCTCGCCGCAGCAGCAGCTCGACGCCCTGGTGCCGGCCCAGCTCGTGCCCACGGTCGTCTCGGGCACGCCGCTGTTCGGCGGCGCCCTCGCCCTCGTGCTCGGCGCGCTGGTGGGCGCCGGACCCTACGGGTGGGGGACGCTCAAGACGGCCCTCACCGCGGGCCCGCGGCGCTGGCAGCTCGCGGCGGGGCAGCTCGCCGTCGTCGGCGGGCTGGTGGCCCTGCTGGTGGTCGGCGCGTTCGCGATCGGCGGCACGACGAGCACGGTCATCGCCGCCACGGAGGACGCGTCGACCGCGTGGCCGGGGGCAGGCGAGCTCCTGCGGGGCGCGGCGGCGTGCTGGCTGGTGCTGGCGCTGTGGGCGTCGGCAGGGTACGCGCTCGGCACCCTCCTGCGCGGCACCGCCCTCGCGGTCGGGCTGGGGCTCGTCTGGGCGCTCGTCGTCGAGAGCCTCGTGCGCGGCGTCGGGCGGGCGCTGGACCCCGTGGAGGCCGTCGACAAGGCGCTCCCCGGCGCCAACGCCGGCTCGCTGGTCCGGGCCCTGGGCGCCGCCGCGGAGAACCGGCCGGGCGGCACGCCGGGCGTCAACGAGCTGGTGGGCGGCGCCACCGCGACGGCCGTGTGCTGCGCCTACCTGCTGGGCTTCCTCGCCCTCGCGGTGGGGCTGCTCGTGCGGCGCGACGTCAGCTGAGCGCCCGAGCGCCCGCTAGCCGCAGCGGGCGGCCGAGCGCCCGTTGCCGACGAGCCCGCGGGCGGCGTCCGGTGCGGAGTTGTCGCAGCGCACGACGTTGCCCGCCTGCGGGTAGAGCCCGACGCCGAAGCCGGGGACGCTCCCGACGACGCGGTTGCCGCTGAAGACGTTGCGGGTGCCGTAGCCCGGCACCACGGAGTGGGCCTGGAAGCCGTCGGCGAAGGCGCTCGGACGCAGGGTGCCGTCGTCGTCCCAGCGCCGCGTCGTGTCCGAGACGGTGTTGCCGCTCACGACCCAGCCGTTGCCCTTGGCGTCGACGGCCGAGTCGGCGCTGTTGCGCCCCGAGGTGCCGGCGGCGACGAAGCGGTTGTCGCGCAGCGTGCCGGAGTCGGTGCCCTCCTTGAGGTCCGCTCCCTCGGCGGTGACGTCCTCGAAGGTGTTGCCCTCGACGAGCACCCGCTCGGTGTTGTCGCCGGTCGAGATCCGCTCGACCGGGTCGGTGCAGTGGTAGGAGCCCCAGTTCGAGCTCGCCGAGCCGACGTAGACGCCCTCGCCGTACTGAGGCGATCGCCGGCCGGTGTCGTGCACGTAGGAGTCGCGCAGGACGCCGTCGGAGCTGCACGAGCGGAAGTGCACGCCCTCGGCGCCGATGTCGTAGACCTCGACACCGTCGATGACCGTGCCGCGCGAGCCGTCGAGCACGATGCCCTTGCTGGCGTGCGCGACGGTGATGCCGCGCACGTGCCAGTAGTCGCCCGTGACCGAGAGGCCGTAGTCGCCGGAGACGCCCTTGGTGCGGAAGACCGCCCGCCGCGAGCCGACCAGGGTGATCGGCGCCGCCGCGGTGCCCGAGGCGGCGGCGACCACGCGCTTCTTGAACAGGTAGGTCCCGTCGGCGACCGCGACCGTGTCGCCGGGACGGGCGGAGGCGAGCGCGGCGCGTACCTCGTCGGCGGTGTCGACGTGCCAGGTGGTGCCGGTGGACGAGGTCGCCGGGGCGACCGCGGGAGCCGGAGCGGGAGAGGTCGCGGGCTGGACGGCCGGCGCTGCGGAGGGCGCGACGGGCTGGACCGCGGGCGCGGCAGGGGCCGCGGCGGCACCGGAGGCGACGTCGAAGCGGGCGTCCAGGCGTACGTCGCCGCCCCTCTGCTCCACCCGCGCCCGCAGGCGGTGCGAGCCCGGGGCGAGGCGGAGGTCGAGCTCGTACGGCGCGGTGGTGTCGGCGCCGAGCCAGACGCCGTCGAGCACCCAGGTCACCTGCGTGACGCCTTCCCCCGCGACGTACGCGGTGGTGGGTCCCGCGAGCGCGGCGCCGTCCAGCGGCGACGCCCCGGCGAGCAGTGCCGCGCCGTCGGCGGCGGAGGCGGGCAGGGCGCCGACGGTGATGCCCAGGGCGGGCGCGACGAGCAGGGCGAGCAGGGCGTAGCGGGAGCGAGAGAGCACGGGGAGCGACTTCCGTCCGAGGTGCGGGGACCTCTTGGATGTCGGGTCCTCGGGCCGGCGTGTTGAGCAGGCGCGAGGGTGACGCTCGTCGCGGCTGCGGTGTCACCCGTTCGGCGGCTCCAGCGGCGGCTGCTGGTCGCCGAAGCAGAGGAGTCCGGCACGAGTCGCGACCGACGACGACGGGGAGGTGCGCGTGCACGAGCGTCCTGGGGACTCCCCCGCTCCCGGCCGGCTCCCGGCCGGCGCCCCGAGCGACCGGCCGCGCGTCGAGCGGGTCGTCGCCCTGGCCAGCGAGGTGCGCCCGTCCCTGCCGCTGGGGCCCGCCGCGGCCGACGCGCTGCGTGCGGCGATGGCCCGTCAGGACGTCTGGCTGGGTGGGTGCTTCGCCGCGGTGCCGGAGGGCGCACAGGTGTGGACCGCGCCGCGCACCGATCCGGCCGCCGTGCCGCTGGGCGAGGTGAGCTGGTCGGAGGCCCCGTCGGGCGGACTGGTCATCACCTCGGTGAGCGTGACGCCGGCCGGTCTGGCGCTGGGCGAGGGCACGCTGACCGTGCTCGCGCGGGTGCTCGCACTGACCGGCGTGCCGGTGGACGGCACCCGCGTCGGCCTGCCCGTGCCGACCGAGGACCCGCCTGCCTGACTCCGCCAGGCCCAGCCCCCCGGCGATGCGTGGGGGCGGGCGGGCGGACGCGGCGAGGCCCTCGCACCCGCTAGTGTGCGAGGGCCCGAGCCCGCGGTGCGGTGCGGCTAGGCGCCGTGCTCCTGGCCGCCCGGGGCGACGCTGGTGCTCGCGTCGAGCCCGGAGAGCTGGCTCTCTATGAAGCTGCGCAGGCGGCTGCGGTAGTCGCGCTCGAAGCCGCGCAGGTCCTCGACCGTGCGCTCGAGCACCGCCCGCTCGTTCTCGAGCGAGCCCAGCACCTGGCGGTGGCGCTCCTCGGCCTCGCGGATCAGCTGCTCGGCGCGCAGCCGGGCCTCGGTCACGATGCGGCCGGCCTGCTCCTTGGCCTCGTTGACGTGCTGGTCGGCGGTGCGCTGCGCCAGCGCGAGGATGCCGGCGGCCTGCTCGGCCGGCACCGGAGCCGCCGGCGCTGCGGGTGCCTGCGCCGCGTGGACGCCCGGCGCCTGGACCGCCTCGGCGGCCGGCTGCTCGACGGCCTGCGGAGCCTCGGCGGCCGGCTGCTCGGGCTTGTCGAAGCTCGGCTGCTGGGGCGCCGCCACGGGGGCGACGGGGTGCGAGCCGGTGGGTACGGCGTGGGCGCCGGTGACCGGGTGGGAGCCGGTCGTGACGCCCACCGTCGTCTGGTGGGCGCCGGTGCCGACCTGGTGGGCGCCGGTGGCGACCGGGTGCGCGCCCGTCAGCGGCCCGCCCTCGCCGCGGGCCAGCCGGGCCTGCGCCTCGGACAGCGAGCGCTGCACCTGCGCCAGCTTGGAGCGCAGCTCGTCGTTCTCGCGGTAGAGGCGGGTGAGCTCCGCCTCGACCTCGTCGAGAAAGTCGTCGACCTCGGCCTCGTCGTAGCCACGCCCGAGCCTCGTGCTCGTGAACTGCTTGTTGGCGACGTCCTCTGGGCTGAGAGGCATCAATGCTCCTCGACATGCGTGCGGGCTCGCGGACGGGCCCGCCGCGCGCTGATCAGGGTGTCCCGGGACGCTCGGTCCCGGTCACAGCGAAGCGGACAGGTTCCGGAGAACACTAGCGGCAACCTGGAGCGCCACGATCAGCACCAGGAACGAGAGGTCGAGGGAGATGGTCCCGATGCGCAGCGGCGGGATGAGGCGCCGGAGCAGCTTGAGCGGGGGGTCGGTCAGGGAGTAGACCACCTCGGCCAGGACGAGCACCACGCCGCGCGGCCGCCAGGCCCGCGCGAACATCTGCACGAAGTCGAGGACCAGACGGGCGATCAGCACGAGGATGTAGACCTCGATCAGACTCCCGACCCAGTCGAGCAGCGTGGACACGCCTCAGCTCAGCTCTGGTTGAAGAAGCCGTTCTCGGCCATGCGAGCGCGCTCCTCCGCGGTCACGGACACGTTGGCCGGCGAGAGCAGGAACACCTTGTTGGTCACGCGCTCGATGGTGCCACGCAGCCCGAAGATCAGCCCCGCCGCGAAGTCGACCAGGCGCTTGGCGTCGGAGTCGTCCATGTCGGTGAGGTTCATGATCACCGGGGTGCCGGAGCGGAACGTCTCGCCGATGGTCTTGGCGTCGTTGTAGGAGCGCGGGTGGATCGTGGTGATCCGGTCGAGCCCCGTGGGGGCGGGCGCCGGCGCGGGGACGTGGCGCGGCACGGTGGCCAGCGAGCCGTCGGTGCCCAGGGCGGAGGAGCCGTGACCGCCGTGGGAGGCCGTGCCCTTGCGCATCGCGACCGGCTCGCGCACCGCGTGGCGCACGGGAGCGTCGTCGAGGTCGCGCACGGCCCCGGCACGGGCACGGGCGGGCGCCGGCTCGGGGGCGGCGTCGGCGTAGCCGTCGTCGTAGTCGTCGTACTCGTCGTAGTCGTAGCGCTCGGCGTCGTCCTCGACCAGGCCGAGGTAGACCGCCATCTTGCGCATGCCGCCGGCCATCGTCGTGGTTCCTCCGGGTTGGTGCCGTGCGTCGGGCTGTGGGTGTGCTGGGGTGCGGCGGGGTGCCGCGGGCAGTTCGTCGGCGTGGTGTGCGGGACGTTACCGGAGCGGCGCCCGCTTCCCGAGCAAGGCGGTGCCGATGCGCAGGTGTGTCGCACCTGCCGCCACCGCCTGCTCCAGGTCGCCGCTCATGCCGGCGCTGACGGCGTCGGCAGCGGGGTGGTCGACGCGTACGCGTGCGGCCAGCTCCTGCAGCCGCGCGAACGCGTCCGCCGGGTCGGCGCCGAGCGGTGCGACGGCCATCAGGCCGCGCAGCCGCAGGTGCGGCGAGGCGGCGACCTCGTCGGCGACCCGGGCCACCTCGTCGGGCGCGGCTCCCCCGCGCCCCGGCTCGGCGGACGGGTCGAGCTGCACCTGCACGAAGCACTCGAGCTCGCGCCCGGCGCGCTCGGCGCCGAGCTCGAGCGCCGGGACGAGCCGCACCCGGTCGACGGAGTGCACCGCGGCGGCCCACCGCGCCACCGACGCCGCCTTGTTGCGCTGGAGCTGGCCGACGAAGTGCCAGCGCAGCCCCAGGTCGGAGCACTCGGCGGCCTTGGGGTCGCCCTCCTGCTCGCGGTTCTCGGCGACGTCGCGCACGCCGAGACCTGCCAGGACGCGCACGTCGGAGGCGGGGTACGTCTTCGTCACCGCGACGACCGTCACCTCCTCGCGCGCCCGGCCGGCCGCGGCGCACGCCGCGGCGGTGCGCACCTCGAGCGCGGCGAGAGAGGCTGCCAGCTCGGCGGCGCGGTCCTCGCTCATCCGCGCAGCCACGCCAGGCCGGCGAACCGGCCGGTCGTGCGCGAGCGGCGGTAGGAGAACAGCGCGTCGGACTCCGCCGTGCACCCGGGCACCTCCGCGACCTCGACCTCGGCCCGGGCGAGCTGCTCGAGCACGCCGGCGGAGACGTCGAGGCTCGGCGTGCCGGTGCGCGTGACCGACCGGGCGACCGGCTCGACCTCGGCGACCTGCTCCCGCATGGCGAGGGGGACCTCGTAGCAGCGGGCGCAGATCGACGGGCCGACCCGGGCGACGAGCCGGCCCGCACCGGCCGCGCGCATCCGCTCGACCAGCGAGGTGGCGACGCCGAGCGCCATGCCGCGGCGTCCCGCGTGGGCCACCCCGACCATCCCCTCGTCGGGCGCCGCGACGACCACCGGAGTGCAGTCGGCCACCAGGACGGCCAGGGCGAGCCCCGGCGCCCGGGTGAACAGCGCGTCCGCCTCCGGCGCGTCGTCCGGCCACGGACCGACGACCTCGACGACCCCGCGGCCGTGCACCTGCTCGGCGACCACCAGGTGCTCGACGCCGGCCGCCCGGGCGACTCGCTCGCGGTTGCGCGTCACGGCGTCCGGCTCGTCGCCCACGTGGCCGCCGAGGTTGAGCGAGTCGTAGGGCCCGCTGCTGACGCCGCCGGGGCGCCCGGTCCCCGCGAGCACCGCGGGGCCGAGCTGCTCCGTCCACCGCAGCGGGCCGTCGACCATCGGGGCGCGTCCTACTTCAGGAAGTCGGGCACGTCGAGGTCGTCGCCGGCGTCGTCGAAGACGATCGTGCGGCCGCGGGCCGGGCGGGCCGGCTCGGGACGCGCGTCCGGTCGGCCGCCCGCCGGGCGCGAGGGCTCGAAGCGCACCTCGCCGCGGCTCGAGGGAGTGGCCGAGCGGACCGGGTCACCCGGCACCCGCGCGGGGCGCTCGGACGGGGCCGAGGCGGTCGGGCCGGCCGGAGCCGGGCTCGGCTGCGGCACGCCGGGGGGCAGCGTCACGGCAGGTGCGGGCGCGACGGTGCCCGGCGTACGCCGCTGCTGCTGCTCCGGCTGGTGCTGGCCCCGGCGACGGGGCAGCCCGCCGTCGAAGCCGGCGGCGATGACCGTGACCCGCACCTCGTCGCCGAGGGCGTCGTCGATGACAGCGCCGAAGATGATGTTGGCCTCGGGGTGGGCCGACTCGGCCACCAGCTGGGCGGCCTCGTTGATCTCGAACAGGCCCAGGTCGGAGCCGCCGGCGATGGAGAGGAGCACGCCGTGCGCGCCGTCGATGGAGGCCTCGAGCAGCGGGCTGGCGATGGCCTGCTCGGCGGCGGTGACCGCGCGGTCCTCGCCGCGGGCCGAGCCGATGCCCATGAGGGCGGACCCCGCGCCGGACATGACGCTCTTGACGTCGGCGAAGTCCAGGTTGATCAGGCCGGGGGTCGTGATCAGGTCGGTGATGCCCGAGACGCCCTGCAGCAGCACCTGGTCGGCCTGCTTGAAGGCGTCGAGCATGCTGATCTGGCGGTCGGAGATCGAGAGCAGCCGGTCGTTCGGGATGACGATCAGCGTGTCGACCTCGTTGCGCAGCTCCTCGATGCCCGACTCCGCGCTGCCCGCGCGGCGCCGGCCCTCGAAGGTGAACGGCCGCGTGACGACGCCGATGGTGAGCGCGCCGAGCGAGCGGGCGATGCGGGCCACGACGGGAGCGCCGCCGGTGCCGGTGCCGCCGCCCTCGCCGGCGGTGACGAAGACCATGTCGGCGCCCTTGAGCACCTCCTCGATCTCGTCGGCGTGGTCCTCGGCGGCCTTGCGGCCGACCTGCGGCTCCGCGCCGGCGCCGAGCCCGCGGGTGAGCTCGCGGCCCACGTCGAGCTTGACGTCGGCGTCGCTCATGAGCAGGGCCTGCGCGTCGGTGTTGATCGCGATGAACTCGACGCCCTTGAGGCCGACCTCGATCATGCGGTTGACGGCGTTGACACCGCCGCCGCCGATGCCGACGACCTTGATGACCGCCAGGTAGTTCTGCGGTGCTGCCACGTCGGTTGCCTTCCGGGTCGGGGCCTCTCTCCGCGGTGGAGACGGGCCCGGGTGGTGTGGAGCTGGTGTGGTGCTGGGTGGTGCTCTGTGGTCTGGTGCTCTGCGGTCTGCGGCCCGGGCGAAGGGTGTGAACCCTCACCCTCAAGTGGAGCCTTATAGTTATGTCAACTGCTCCATGGCCGGAGAACGTAGCCCGCGACCCGCTCCAGATCAGGGAGGCGCGCGGCGTGTCGCGCGTGTCGTGTCGCGCCGCGTCCTCGTGCGCTCGAGCGCGCCCCCGGGACGGGTCAGGCCTCGCGCGTCTTCGGCGAGCGCTCGGAGGTCCGGCTGGGGTCCCGCTCGACGACGTCGCCGAGCGCCTCGTCGATGCGGGCCAGCGCCTCGGCCGGGATGCGCACGCCTGCCGCCGCGACGTTCTCGTGCACCTGCTCGGGGCGCGAGGCGCCGATGATCGCCGTGGACACGTTGGGGTTCTGCAGCACCCACGCCACCGCGAGCTGCGCCATCGAGAGGCCGAGCTCGTCGGCGACAGGTCGCAGCTGCTGCACGCGGGCGAGGACGTCGTCGCTCATCCAGCGGGCGATCATGCTCCTGCCGCCCTTGTCGTCGGTCGCGCGCGAGCCGGTGGGCGGCTGCTCGCCGGGCACGTACTTGCCCGTCAGCACGCCCTGGGCGATGGGCGACCACACCACCTGCGAGATGCCGAGCTCCTCGGAGGTCGGCACGACCTCGCCCTCGATCACGCGCCAGAGCATGGAGTACTCCGGCTGGTTGGAGATCAGCTGGAAGCCGAGCTGCTGCGCGAGGGCGTGGCCGGCCCGCAGCTGCTCCGAGGTCCACTCGCTGACGCCGACGTAGAGCACCTTGCCCTGCCGCACGAGGTCGGCGAAGGCCTGCATCGTCTCCTCGAGCGGCGTCTCGTAGTCGTAGCGGTGGGCCTGGTAGAGGTCGATGTAGTCGGTCTGCAGCCGCTGGAGCGAGCCGTTGACCGCCTCGGTGATGTGCTTGCGCGAGAGCCCGAGGTCGTTGTGCCCCTTGGGCCCGGTGGGACCGAAGACCTTCGTGAAGACCTCGAGCGACTCCCGGCGCTCGCCCTTCAGAGCCTCTCCGAGGACCGTCTCGGCCCTGGTGTTGGCGTAGACGTCGGCGGTGTCGAAGGTCGAGATGCCGGCGTCGAGCGCGGCGCGTACGCATGCAGTGGCCGTCTCGTTCTCGACCTGGGAACCGTGCGTGAGCCAGTTGCCGTAGGTGATCTCTGAGATCTTGAACCCGGATGCACCGAGGTAGCGGAATTCCATGGACCCATACAACACCCGGCGTCCCGCGAGCCCTGTGTCCGAAGCTGCGGCCCGGCCACCTGCGGTGACGGGCCGACCGCTTCGGACGCAGCAGCGCATCAGCCGGCCTCCGCCCACCGGTCGCTGAGCCGGTCAGCGGCCGGAGTCCGTCACGCACACTGGGACGGTGCATCTCGGACACCGTTCCCTCGTCACCGGCCTCGCCCTGGCCTCGGCCCTGCTGGCCTCCGCCTGCTCGTCGGGCTCGCCCGCCGCCTCGCCCCGCCCACCGGCCACCTCCGCCCCCGCTTCCCCCGCCGCAACGGCACCAGCCACCCCGAGCAGCAAGGCCGCCGAGGGCCGTCCGATCGTCATGGCCGCCCTCGGCGACTCGATCACGCAGGGGTTCGACGCCTGCGCCCCGCTCTCGGACTGCCCCGAGGTGTCCTGGGCGACGGGCTCCTCCGCGGACGTGCGCAGCCTCGCCACCCGCATCGGGGAGGCGCGGCCGGTGAGCGGCGCCTACGACGACGCCCGCAGCGGTGCCCTCGTCGCTGACCTCCCCCGGCAGGCGCAGCTCGCGGTCTCCCAGCGCGCTGACGCCGTCACCGTGCTGGTAGGCGCCAACGACGCGTGCCGCTCGAGCGTCGGCGCGATGACTCCGGTGTCCCAGTTCGCCAGCGCCTACGGTGCCGCTCTCGCGACGATCAGTGAGGGGCGTCCGCAGGCTCGGGTCTTCGTCGCCTCGATCCCCGACCTCGAGCGGCTCTGGCGGGTGGGCTCGACCGTGCCTGCGGCGGTCCAGGTGTGGTCCGGCTTCCCGATCTGCCCGACCATGCTCGCCGACCCGACGTCCGTGACTGCTGCCGACCAGGCGCGGCGGGCAGCGGTACGGGCCCGGGTCGTCGCCTACAACGCCGTCCTCCGCGCCGGCTGTGCGAAGACGCCGCACTGCCGCTACGACGGCGGAGCCGTCTTCGCGCAGCCGATCACCGCCGCGGACCTCTCGTCGGTCGACTACTTCCACCCGAGCGTCCTGGGGCAGGCCCGGCTCGCCGAGGTGACGTGGCAGCGCGCGCGGACGCTCTGGCTGCCCTGAGGGGCCGTCGGACACACAGGCGCGTGCCCCAGAATGGGGTGGTGCCTGCCCCGCTCGACCTGCGACCGACCCTGCGAGCGGACTGTTCGCGGTGCGCCGCGCTGTGCTGCATCGTGCCCGCCTTCTCGCGGTCGGCGGAGTTCGCGATCGACAAGCCACCGCGCACCCCGTGCCCCAAGCTGCTCGACGACTTCCGCTGCGGGATCCATGACCGCCTCGCCGAGTCCGGCTTCCCCGGCTGCAGCGCCTTCGACTGCCTGGGTGCCGGCCAGCACGTGACGGCCACGCGGGCACCGGCGCAGCGGGCCGACGCCTTCGAGGTGGTGCGGGACCTGCACGAGCTGCTGTGGTACGTCGCAGAAGTGCTCGCGCGTCCTGACGCCGCCCCGGCGCACGCCACGGCGACGGCCCTCCGCGACGAGGGCCTCCGGCTGCGCGACGAGCTGGGCCTGCAGCGCGCGCAGGTCGACGCTTACTGGTCTGCTGTGGCCTCTTTCCTGCTCGAAGCGAGCGCAGTGGTACGCGCTGGTGCTCCGGTCTCTGAGCGACGGTCCCGCGAGCTCCGGCGCGCAGACCTCAGCGGCCAGGACCTGCGGGGCAGGAGCTTCACCGGCAGCGACCTGCGCGGCGCGTCACTGCTGGGAGCGGACCTCCGCGGGGCGACGCTCGACCGCACCGACCTCCTGGGCGCAGACCTCCGAGGCGCGGACCTCAGGGGCGCCGACCTCCGCACAGCGCTGTTCCTGACCCGCACGCAGGTGGCGGGCGCACGCGTCGACGGGAGCACTGAGCTGCCGCCCGTCCTCGCCGGTCCGGTGGGTGCCTGATGCTGCCGTGACCCGCCGGCTCCCGTCACTCGCTCTGGCACTCGCGCTCGGTGTGCTGGCCCTGTGCCCGCTGTTCGCAGGTGGGTCCTCCGGTGAGGCGTGGGCGTCTGCAGCGACGACCTCGCCGGTGTGGTGCGCCGTGCCGGCGCTGGGCGCGGTGGCCCTGGCCGTCTCCCGGCGCCGTCCCAGGACGGGAGCCGCAGTGGCACTCGGAGGTCTGGCGCTGTGGTGCCTGCAGGCATGGCGCTACCGCTCGGCGGAGGTGTTCGCCGGAGGACCCGTGTGGGTGTTCGGGCCCTACGACGAGCACCCCAGCCCTGGCGTGACGGCGCAGGTCGCAGACAGCGCCTCCGGTCCGGGCACCGGCCTGCGGCTCTCGACCGACCTCCTGGACCACTGGCCGGTCGGACCCGACGTCTACCCCACGGGCGGCTGGGGGTCCGCGCACCTGAGCGTGTGGGCGTGGGTGCTGGGGGCTGTCCTCCTCGTGGCTCTTGTGAAGGTGGCTGCGCGGCGCTAGGCACCATCAGAACGGACGGCTCGCGCGGCGGCGACGACGGCTTCGAGGTTCGCAGCGGTCGTGGACGGAGCGACGCCGACGGACCACGCCGTACCACCCGCCGCCGCCCACTCCAGGATGCTGAGCGCGTCAGCCGCGCTCGAGCTCCCGAGCGAGTGCTGCGACAGCGCACGCACGTCCAGCTCGACGCCTTCGGCCGCCAGGGCGCGCACGAGCACGTCCACGGGGCCGGCGTCGGTGCCGGTGCGCTCGACGCGCCGACCGTCGAGGCACAGCACGACCCAGGTCCTGTCGCGCCCGCGCGCGTCCCGCTCGGTGCGCCAGTCGAGCAGCTCGACGGGTCCGCCAGGCGCCGAGTACTTCGCCTGCAGCAGGTGCAGCAGGACCTCCGCCGTCGCCTCGCGTCCGGTGAGGTCGCAGTGCGCCTGCACGTGCCTCGCGAAGTCGGCCTGCAGACCGCGCGGGAGCTCGATGCCGTAGGCCGCGCGCAGCAGCTGCGCCACTCCCCCCTTGCCCGACTGGGAGTTGACGCGCACGACGCCTTCGTAGGACCGGCCGACGTCTGCCGGGTCGATGGGCAGGTAGGGCACCTGCCACGGCAGCTCTCCCTCGGGGACGCCCGTGGCGGCGGCGCGCACCGAGTGCTCCGCGAGGCCCTTGGCGATCGCGTCCTGGTGGGTGCCGGAGAAGGCGGTGTAGACCAGGTCGCCGGCGTAGGGGTGCCGATCGTGCACCGGGATCCCGGTGCACCGCTCGACGACGGCCCGGACCCCGTCGATGTCGGAGAAGTCGATCTGGGGGTCAACGCCCTGGGCGTGCAGGTTGAGGGCGAGCGTGGCGATGTCGACGTTGCCGGTGCGCTCCCCGTTGCCGAACACGCAGCCCTCGACCCGCTGGGCGCCCGCGAGCACCGCCAGCTCGGCGCACGCGATCCCGGTGCCCCGGTCGTTGTGCGGGTGGACGCTGAGGATGACGCTGTCGCGCCGGTCGAGGTTGCGGTGCATCCACTCGATCTGGTCG harbors:
- a CDS encoding 2-isopropylmalate synthase, encoding MPSHRYCDVFSRVPVPQFDRTWPDARLEAAPLWVPVDLRDGNQALPEPMDPSRKRELFELLVRMGYKEIEVGYPSASQTDFDFVRMLAASHDLAPDVTVVVFTAARRDLIERTVESVRGLHNDVVVHVYAATAPLWRDLVLRRSREQLTEMVLAACRDVLELAGELPRVRFQFSPEVFNLTEPEFVLELCDAVTRVWEACPERPVTLNLPVTVEAATPNVYADQIEWMHRNLDRRDSVILSVHPHNDRGTGIACAELAVLAGAQRVEGCVFGNGERTGNVDIATLALNLHAQGVDPQIDFSDIDGVRAVVERCTGIPVHDRHPYAGDLVYTAFSGTHQDAIAKGLAEHSVRAAATGVPEGELPWQVPYLPIDPADVGRSYEGVVRVNSQSGKGGVAQLLRAAYGIELPRGLQADFARHVQAHCDLTGREATAEVLLHLLQAKYSAPGGPVELLDWRTERDARGRDRTWVVLCLDGRRVERTGTDAGPVDVLVRALAAEGVELDVRALSQHSLGSSSAADALSILEWAAAGGTAWSVGVAPSTTAANLEAVVAAARAVRSDGA